The following coding sequences lie in one Rutidosis leptorrhynchoides isolate AG116_Rl617_1_P2 chromosome 4, CSIRO_AGI_Rlap_v1, whole genome shotgun sequence genomic window:
- the LOC139839798 gene encoding kirola-like translates to MAQTGTLTKQITIKSDGDVFHEIFRYRPHHIADMSPEYIKGVDLHDGHEWGTVGSIITWNYFHDGKPKEAKEKIEAIDEAKKSVCFKVIGGDILEAYKNFMITVHVDTHGEENVVTWTFHYEKLNESVPDPNSLMDFVLSVTKDIETHHLK, encoded by the exons ATGGCTCAAACTGGAACCCTAACTAAGCAAATAACCATCAAGTCAGATGGAGATGTGTTTCATGAAATATTTCGATATCGGCCACATCACATCGCAGATATGAGCCCTGAGTACATAAAAGGTGTTGATCTGCACGATGGTCATGA atggGGTACTGTTGGATCAATCATCACCTGGAACTATTTTCATG ATGGGAAGCCAAAAGAGGCAAAAGAAAAAATCGAGGCAATCGATGAGGCGAAAAAGTCGGTGTGCTTCAAGGTAATTGGGGGCGACATATTGGAGGCTTACAAGAATTTTATGATAACTGTTCATGTTGACACACACGGAGAAGAGAACGTCGTTACGTGGACTTTTCATTACGAGAAGCTCAATGAGAGTGTTCCGGATCCAAACAGTTTGATGGATTTCGTTCTTAGTGTCACTAAAGATATCGAGACCCATCACCTCAAATAA